A DNA window from Camelina sativa cultivar DH55 chromosome 17, Cs, whole genome shotgun sequence contains the following coding sequences:
- the LOC104756394 gene encoding uncharacterized protein LOC104756394 — protein MSDETVPAAGDSAGLVNGLVSHGDSKTRRVYETARSLHSGAVKDLLSLGVCERCIFRLVAVEAFDSDLSSVSTSTLRSWIQSGDDETGSSESNCSRICIVCLG, from the exons ATGTCCGACGAAACAGTACCCGCCGCCGGCGACTCAGCCGGCTTGGTCAACGGCCTCGTAAGCCATGGTGACTCCAAGACTCGGCGCGTGTACGAAACAGCTCGATCTCTTCATTCCGGTGCTGTGAAAGATCTTCTATCACTCGGG GTATGTGAGAGATGTATATTCCGATTGGTAGCCGTCGAGGCATTCGATTCGGATTTGTCGTCAGTCTCGACTTCAACTCTGCGCAGCTGGATACAATCCGGTGATGATGAAACTGGTTCATCAGAATCTAATTGCTCCAGAATCTGCATTGTTTGTTTAG GGTAA